One window of the Chelonoidis abingdonii isolate Lonesome George chromosome 3, CheloAbing_2.0, whole genome shotgun sequence genome contains the following:
- the LGALSL gene encoding galectin-related protein, whose product MAGSVAKRDALKIEDGHLNNSLGSPVQADVYFPRLIVPFCGHIKGGMRPGKKVLVMGMVDLNPESFDISLTCGESEDPPADVAIELKAVFTDKQFLRNSCISGEWGEEQSSIPYFPFIPDQPFRVEILCEHPRFRVFVDGHQLFDFYHRIETLSAIDTIKINGDLRLTKLG is encoded by the exons ATGGCGGGATCAGTGGCGAAGAGGGACGCGCTG aAAATAGAGGACGGGCATTTAAACAACTCCTTGGGATCGCCAGTGCAAGCAGATGTGTATTTTCCACGGCTG ATCGTCCCATTTTGTGGACACATCAAAGGAGGAATGAGGCCAGGAAAGAAGGTCTTAGTTATGGGCATGGTGGATCTCAATCCCGAGAG CTTTGACATCAGTCTGACATGTGGGGAATCAGAAGATCCTCCTGCAGATGTAGCCATTGAACTGAAAGCTGTATTTACAGACAAACAGTTTCTCAGAAACTCTTGTATATCTGGCGAATGGGGCGAAGAACAATCATCAATTCCTTACTTTCCATTTATTCCAGACCAGCCATTTAGG gttGAAATACTTTGTGAGCACCCACGTTTTAGAGTATTTGTGGATGGACATCAGCTTTTTGATTTTTACCATCGTATTGAAACGCTGTCAGCAATTGACACAATAAAGATAAATGGAGATCTTCGTCTTACTAAACTTGGCTGA